A single region of the Moorena sp. SIOASIH genome encodes:
- a CDS encoding HNH endonuclease signature motif containing protein has translation MSVYIRIELQRQIRNRFGECCAYCRTAEFLTAMTFEFEHIRPLKAGGETVFENLCFACPSCNRHKGDRQTAIDLESGEVVALFNPQEQVWTEHFAWSESGTEMRGLTAVGRATISALQINRPALVRARAMWVKLGEHPPELD, from the coding sequence GTGAGTGTTTACATTCGGATTGAGTTACAGCGACAAATTCGTAATCGCTTTGGTGAGTGCTGTGCCTATTGTCGGACAGCAGAGTTTCTAACGGCGATGACGTTTGAATTTGAGCATATTCGGCCTCTTAAGGCTGGTGGGGAGACGGTGTTTGAGAATCTTTGTTTTGCCTGTCCATCTTGTAATCGCCATAAAGGCGATCGCCAGACTGCCATCGATCTAGAAAGCGGCGAAGTGGTTGCGTTGTTTAATCCCCAGGAGCAAGTTTGGACAGAACATTTTGCCTGGAGTGAGAGTGGGACGGAAATGAGGGGACTAACAGCGGTTGGTCGAGCTACAATCTCGGCATTACAGATCAATCGTCCGGCGTTAGTTCGGGCAAGGGCAATGTGGGTTAAGTTGGGTGAGCACCCGCCAGAGTTGGATTGA